A DNA window from Bradyrhizobium sp. CCBAU 53421 contains the following coding sequences:
- a CDS encoding glutathione S-transferase — MAKATLTISSKNYSSWSLRGWLLAKFAGLEFEEVVTAPDDPSARAELLLLSSSILVPCLRHEGATVWDTLAIGEYLNEIMPHAGLLPEDRIQRAHCRSISGEIHSGFTTLRASLPVNLKGHFPGFKIWSRAQADIDRVCTIWRDCLGKSGGPFLFGERRTMADAMYAPVVTRFMTYDVKLDPVLAAYASTIMAMPEMQEWIEAAKAEPADVEELEVEY, encoded by the coding sequence ATGGCGAAGGCGACACTCACCATCAGCAGCAAGAACTATTCGTCCTGGTCGTTGCGCGGCTGGCTGCTGGCAAAATTCGCCGGGCTGGAGTTCGAGGAGGTGGTCACCGCGCCCGACGACCCCTCGGCGCGGGCCGAACTGCTGCTGCTGTCGTCGTCGATCCTGGTGCCCTGCCTGCGCCACGAGGGCGCGACCGTCTGGGACACGCTGGCGATCGGCGAGTACCTCAACGAGATCATGCCGCATGCCGGGCTGCTGCCGGAGGACCGCATCCAGCGCGCGCATTGCCGCTCGATCTCCGGCGAAATCCATTCCGGCTTCACCACGCTGCGGGCCTCGCTGCCGGTCAACCTCAAGGGGCATTTCCCCGGCTTCAAGATCTGGTCGCGGGCGCAGGCCGACATCGACCGTGTCTGCACGATCTGGCGCGATTGCCTCGGCAAATCCGGCGGGCCGTTCCTGTTCGGCGAACGCCGCACCATGGCGGATGCGATGTACGCCCCGGTGGTGACCCGCTTCATGACCTATGACGTCAAGCTCGACCCTGTTCTGGCGGCGTATGCCAGCACCATCATGGCGATGCCCGAGATGCAGGAGTGGATCGAGGCCGCCAAGGCCGAGCCTGCCGACGTCGAGGAGCTCGAGGTCGAATATTAG
- a CDS encoding cupin domain-containing protein, which produces MNQHAVVSKFSHVKPGDTEFKGGGLRDFFLYRDLGIADATGGQVICHLVKANPDLPPEEGTGWHKHLCDFQIVIMTKGWARFMYEDKETLVEAGDVIHQRPGITHYLFDYSKDMEYLEIVSPADFKTVDVPPATETVPPVTPWK; this is translated from the coding sequence ATGAACCAGCACGCCGTCGTCAGCAAATTCTCCCACGTCAAACCCGGTGACACCGAGTTCAAGGGCGGAGGTCTGCGCGACTTCTTCCTGTATCGCGATCTCGGCATCGCCGATGCCACCGGCGGGCAGGTGATCTGCCATCTGGTCAAGGCCAATCCCGACCTGCCGCCGGAAGAGGGCACCGGCTGGCACAAGCATCTGTGCGATTTTCAGATCGTCATCATGACCAAGGGCTGGGCGCGCTTCATGTACGAGGACAAGGAGACGCTGGTCGAGGCCGGCGACGTGATCCATCAGCGCCCCGGCATCACCCACTATCTGTTCGATTACTCGAAGGACATGGAATACCTCGAGATCGTCAGCCCAGCCGATTTCAAGACCGTGGATGTGCCGCCGGCAACCGAGACGGTGCCGCCGGTGACGCCGTGGAAATGA
- a CDS encoding mandelate racemase/muconate lactonizing enzyme family protein, with protein MKITDVRAHHIRIPYDAGPASFRQGASAISALDMVLVEVSTDAGLTGWGDAFAYVCPKTSCTAVAEMIAPQARGLEVPDAASIPAAMEQIQRNLHLFGRYGITMFAISALDIALWDLAGKVKGVPLHQLIGGARRSTIPAYASLMRIGNPAHIAAECKKAIKLGYAAIKLHETTVPAVTAAREAIGPGVPLMVDMNCPLDGPAAIQFARDCKQAAPMFLEEPVWPPEDFATLAEVRREGRLDIAAGENACTVHQFRQMMTAGAVSHAQPSAIKVGGVTEFLRVAVLADEFGVEVIPHSPYFGPGFLATLHLMAIRDAGLIEVFFMKRPACLWGDRIAVDARGHVAVPQGPGLGYEPDHDVMETYRVA; from the coding sequence ATGAAAATCACCGACGTCCGCGCCCACCATATTCGCATTCCCTATGACGCAGGCCCTGCGAGCTTCCGCCAGGGCGCCTCCGCGATCTCCGCGCTCGACATGGTGCTGGTCGAGGTCTCGACCGATGCCGGCCTGACCGGCTGGGGCGATGCCTTCGCCTATGTCTGCCCGAAGACGAGCTGCACGGCGGTGGCCGAGATGATCGCGCCGCAGGCCCGCGGCCTCGAGGTGCCCGACGCCGCAAGCATTCCCGCCGCGATGGAGCAGATCCAGCGCAATCTGCATCTGTTCGGCCGCTACGGCATCACGATGTTTGCGATCTCCGCGCTCGACATCGCGCTGTGGGATCTCGCCGGCAAGGTGAAGGGCGTGCCGCTGCATCAATTGATCGGCGGCGCCAGGCGCAGCACGATCCCGGCCTATGCGAGCCTGATGCGGATCGGCAATCCCGCGCATATCGCCGCCGAGTGCAAGAAGGCGATCAAGCTTGGCTATGCCGCGATCAAGCTGCACGAGACCACCGTGCCCGCGGTTACCGCCGCGCGCGAAGCGATCGGCCCCGGCGTGCCGCTGATGGTCGACATGAATTGCCCGCTGGATGGACCGGCGGCGATCCAGTTCGCCCGCGACTGCAAGCAGGCCGCACCGATGTTCCTGGAGGAGCCGGTCTGGCCGCCGGAGGATTTCGCGACGCTCGCGGAGGTGCGCAGAGAGGGCCGGCTCGACATCGCGGCCGGCGAGAACGCCTGCACGGTGCATCAATTCCGCCAGATGATGACCGCAGGCGCCGTCAGCCATGCGCAGCCGTCGGCGATCAAGGTCGGCGGCGTCACCGAATTCCTGCGCGTGGCCGTGCTCGCCGACGAGTTCGGCGTCGAGGTGATTCCGCACTCACCCTATTTCGGGCCGGGCTTCCTCGCCACGCTGCACCTGATGGCGATCCGCGACGCCGGGCTGATCGAGGTGTTCTTCATGAAGCGCCCCGCCTGCCTGTGGGGCGACCGCATCGCCGTCGACGCCCGTGGCCACGTCGCCGTGCCGCAGGGCCCAGGGCTGGGCTACGAGCCAGATCACGATGTGATGGAGACGTATCGGGTGGCGTGA
- a CDS encoding ABC transporter substrate-binding protein encodes MHHQRLSYANCVISAALAGLLTIAAAGAANAQKKYDPGATDTEIKVGNIMPYSGPASAYATIGKTEAAYFNKLNSEGGINGRKVNFISYDDAYSPPKMVEQARKLVESDEVLLIFNPLGTPGNTAIQKYMNAKKVPQLFVSTGAAKWNDPKNFPWTMGWQPSYQVEARIYAKYILQKYPGKTIGVLYQNDDFGKDYLIGLHEGLGDQAKKLIVVESSYETSSPTVDSQIVQIKGANPDIFVNIATPKFAAQAIKKAAELDWHPVQFLTNVSVSIGGVMKPAGFEASQDILSTQYLKDPADHEWKNDPAMNDWRAFMTKWYPEGDQNDASTVFGYGVAKGLEQVLRQCGDNLTRENLMKQAASLSFEIGIYLPGTKIKTGPDDYAPIEQLQMMRFKGESWERFGPVMSGEKSS; translated from the coding sequence ATGCACCACCAACGCCTGAGCTATGCCAACTGCGTCATATCAGCGGCGCTTGCGGGGCTTTTGACGATCGCCGCCGCCGGCGCCGCCAACGCCCAGAAGAAATACGATCCGGGCGCGACCGACACCGAGATCAAGGTCGGCAACATCATGCCCTATTCAGGCCCGGCATCCGCCTATGCCACGATCGGCAAGACCGAAGCGGCCTATTTCAACAAGCTCAACAGCGAGGGCGGCATCAACGGCCGCAAGGTCAATTTCATCTCCTACGATGACGCCTACTCGCCGCCGAAGATGGTCGAGCAGGCCCGCAAGCTGGTCGAGAGCGACGAGGTGCTGTTGATCTTCAATCCGCTGGGCACGCCGGGCAACACCGCGATCCAGAAATACATGAACGCCAAGAAGGTGCCGCAGCTGTTCGTCTCCACCGGCGCCGCCAAGTGGAATGATCCGAAGAATTTTCCGTGGACCATGGGCTGGCAGCCGAGCTACCAGGTCGAGGCGCGCATCTATGCCAAGTACATCCTGCAGAAATATCCCGGCAAGACCATCGGCGTGCTCTATCAGAACGACGACTTCGGCAAGGACTATCTGATCGGACTGCATGAGGGACTTGGCGATCAGGCCAAGAAACTGATCGTCGTCGAATCCTCCTACGAGACCTCGTCGCCCACGGTGGATTCGCAGATCGTGCAGATCAAGGGCGCCAACCCCGACATCTTCGTCAACATCGCGACGCCGAAATTCGCGGCGCAGGCGATCAAGAAGGCCGCCGAGCTCGATTGGCATCCGGTCCAGTTCCTGACCAACGTCTCGGTCTCGATCGGCGGCGTGATGAAGCCGGCCGGCTTTGAAGCAAGCCAGGACATCCTGTCGACCCAGTATTTGAAGGATCCCGCCGATCACGAGTGGAAGAACGATCCGGCCATGAACGATTGGCGCGCCTTCATGACCAAGTGGTATCCTGAAGGCGACCAGAACGACGCCTCGACCGTGTTCGGTTACGGCGTCGCCAAGGGGCTGGAGCAGGTGCTGCGGCAATGCGGCGACAACCTCACCCGCGAGAACCTGATGAAGCAGGCGGCCAGCCTCAGCTTCGAGATCGGCATCTATCTGCCCGGCACCAAGATCAAGACCGGGCCGGACGACTACGCACCGATCGAGCAGTTGCAGATGATGCGCTTCAAGGGCGAGAGCTGGGAGCGGTTCGGCCCCGTGATGAGCGGCGAGAAGAGCTCGTAA
- a CDS encoding AraC family transcriptional regulator — translation MNPAQKALWYIEGHLHRSLTLDDIAVVAGVSRFHLVRAFAEATGFSVMRYVRARRLSEAARELAAGAPDILTLALDADYGSHEAFTRAFRDHFGVTPETVRATTRLTKLKLQEPITMISTALDHIDPPRIATGKAFLVAGVGERYNHANDSTAGIPNQWSGFHQQCAHIPRRVGGVAYGVCCNGDDAGNFDYIAGVEVADFSDLPREFARVRIPAQKYVVFTHADHISTIRRTVNTIWNRWLPQSGMKVADAPNFERYDEKFDKNSGNGGLEIWVPVEE, via the coding sequence ATGAATCCAGCCCAGAAGGCGCTCTGGTACATCGAAGGCCATCTTCACAGGTCGCTGACGCTCGACGACATCGCTGTCGTTGCCGGGGTCTCGCGCTTCCATCTGGTGCGGGCGTTCGCCGAGGCGACCGGGTTCTCGGTGATGCGCTACGTACGGGCCCGGCGGCTGAGCGAGGCCGCGCGCGAGCTCGCGGCCGGTGCGCCCGACATTCTTACCCTCGCGCTGGATGCGGATTACGGCTCCCACGAAGCATTCACCCGCGCGTTCCGCGACCATTTCGGCGTCACGCCCGAAACGGTGCGCGCGACGACGCGCCTGACCAAGCTCAAGCTCCAGGAGCCGATCACCATGATCTCGACCGCTCTCGACCACATCGATCCGCCGCGCATCGCGACCGGCAAGGCATTCCTCGTCGCCGGTGTCGGCGAGCGCTACAACCACGCCAATGACAGCACGGCCGGCATTCCGAACCAGTGGAGTGGCTTCCACCAGCAATGCGCGCACATTCCCCGCCGGGTCGGCGGTGTCGCCTATGGTGTCTGCTGCAATGGCGACGACGCCGGCAATTTCGACTACATCGCAGGTGTCGAGGTCGCTGACTTCTCCGACCTGCCGCGCGAGTTCGCGCGGGTCCGGATTCCGGCGCAGAAATACGTGGTGTTCACCCACGCCGACCACATCTCCACCATCCGCCGCACCGTCAACACGATCTGGAACAGGTGGCTGCCGCAATCCGGCATGAAGGTCGCCGACGCACCGAACTTCGAGCGCTACGACGAGAAGTTCGACAAGAACAGCGGCAACGGCGGGCTGGAGATCTGGGTGCCGGTGGAGGAGTAG
- a CDS encoding polyprenyl synthetase family protein encodes MAVIVPFESPSNASIDGLVGLVAADMERVNATIISRTGSEVTMIPEVANHLISSGGKRLRPMLTLAMAQLADYAGDGHIKLAAAVEFMHTATLLHDDVVDESELRRGKLSARMLWGNEASVLVGDFLLGQAFRMMVEVGSLRALDILSAAAATIAEGEVMQLAAAKNTATTEDEYLAVIRGKTAELFAAACEVGPVIANRPKAEQTACRSVGMNLGIAFQLVDDVLDYGGKSAKLGKNVGDDFREGKITLPVVLAFRRGNDTERQFWIRALERGEIGSADLDHAIGLMTKHRALEDTISRAQHYGAMAVDALALFPSSPMKTALEQVVAFCLARSH; translated from the coding sequence GTGGCGGTTATTGTACCCTTCGAAAGCCCGTCCAATGCTTCGATCGACGGGCTGGTGGGACTTGTCGCCGCCGACATGGAGCGCGTCAACGCGACCATCATTTCGCGGACCGGCTCCGAGGTCACCATGATCCCCGAGGTCGCCAATCATTTGATCTCGTCCGGCGGCAAGCGGCTGCGCCCGATGCTGACCCTGGCGATGGCCCAGCTCGCCGACTACGCAGGCGACGGCCACATCAAGCTCGCCGCCGCGGTCGAGTTCATGCACACCGCGACCCTGCTGCACGACGACGTGGTCGACGAAAGCGAGCTGCGCCGCGGCAAATTGTCGGCGCGGATGCTGTGGGGCAACGAGGCCAGCGTGCTGGTCGGCGACTTCCTGCTCGGCCAGGCATTCCGCATGATGGTCGAGGTCGGCTCGCTGCGCGCGCTCGACATCCTCTCCGCGGCCGCCGCCACGATCGCCGAGGGCGAGGTAATGCAGCTTGCCGCCGCCAAGAACACCGCGACCACCGAGGACGAGTATCTCGCCGTGATCCGCGGCAAGACCGCCGAGCTGTTCGCCGCCGCCTGCGAGGTCGGCCCCGTGATCGCAAACCGGCCCAAGGCCGAGCAGACCGCCTGCCGCTCGGTCGGCATGAATCTCGGCATCGCCTTCCAGCTCGTCGACGACGTGCTCGACTATGGCGGCAAATCCGCAAAGCTCGGCAAGAATGTCGGCGACGATTTCCGCGAGGGCAAGATCACGCTCCCCGTGGTGCTCGCCTTCCGCCGCGGCAACGACACCGAGCGCCAGTTCTGGATCCGCGCGCTGGAGCGCGGCGAGATCGGATCGGCCGACCTCGATCACGCGATCGGCCTGATGACCAAGCACCGCGCGCTGGAGGACACCATCAGCCGCGCCCAGCACTACGGCGCAATGGCGGTCGACGCACTGGCGCTGTTCCCGTCGTCACCGATGAAGACGGCGCTAGAACAGGTCGTGGCGTTCTGTCTGGCACGGTCGCACTAG
- a CDS encoding DUF2007 domain-containing protein, translating into MRELVRTNDMVLVSAVGALLDSANIHHLVLDQNMSIIEGSLGVLPRRILVHEDDNHEARQLLTDAGLGHELRADD; encoded by the coding sequence TTGCGGGAATTGGTACGGACCAATGACATGGTGCTGGTCTCGGCCGTCGGCGCGCTGCTCGACAGCGCTAACATCCATCATCTGGTGCTGGACCAGAACATGAGCATCATCGAGGGCTCGCTCGGCGTGCTGCCGCGGCGGATCCTGGTGCACGAGGACGACAACCACGAGGCCCGGCAGCTGCTGACCGACGCCGGCCTCGGCCACGAATTGCGGGCCGATGACTAG
- a CDS encoding tRNA1(Val) (adenine(37)-N6)-methyltransferase — protein MTRVFSSEVGPGSREENASKTESAAAEITEDGFLGGQLRLRQPRSGHRAGHDAILLAAATPAQTGDRVVDLGAGVGAAGLAVARRVGGIDLVLVEIDPALAELARNNASANAIMADVIVLDVEAGAAAFDDAGLGPDSADVVLMNPPFNDATRHRASPDGVRQRAHVATATTLASWVHAARRILRSSGQLAMIWRADGIAEVLAALDRGFGSLEILPVHGEATSPAIRILVRATKGGRAPTRLHAALLLNEESGVPNKWVQEILAGKGELPLARR, from the coding sequence ATGACTAGAGTTTTTTCAAGCGAAGTGGGTCCCGGTTCGCGTGAAGAAAACGCGTCAAAAACGGAGTCTGCGGCCGCCGAGATCACCGAGGACGGATTCCTCGGCGGGCAATTGCGGCTGCGGCAGCCCCGCAGCGGCCACCGCGCCGGCCACGATGCGATCCTGCTGGCCGCGGCGACGCCGGCCCAGACAGGCGACCGGGTCGTCGATCTCGGCGCCGGCGTCGGCGCCGCCGGGCTTGCGGTGGCGCGGCGGGTCGGCGGGATCGATCTGGTGCTGGTCGAAATCGACCCCGCATTGGCCGAGCTTGCCCGGAATAACGCCAGCGCCAACGCGATCATGGCCGACGTGATTGTGCTCGATGTCGAGGCCGGCGCCGCCGCGTTCGATGACGCCGGCCTTGGGCCTGACAGCGCCGACGTCGTGCTGATGAACCCGCCGTTCAACGATGCCACCAGGCACCGCGCCTCGCCGGACGGCGTGCGGCAGCGCGCCCATGTCGCGACCGCGACGACGCTTGCCAGCTGGGTTCACGCGGCGCGGCGGATCCTCAGGTCGAGCGGACAGCTTGCGATGATCTGGCGGGCCGACGGGATTGCCGAGGTGCTGGCTGCGCTGGACCGCGGCTTCGGCAGCCTCGAGATCCTGCCGGTTCACGGCGAGGCGACGTCGCCGGCGATCCGAATCCTGGTGCGGGCCACCAAGGGCGGCCGGGCGCCGACGCGGCTGCATGCCGCACTGTTGCTCAATGAAGAGTCAGGTGTGCCCAATAAATGGGTGCAGGAGATTTTGGCTGGAAAGGGAGAATTGCCGCTTGCGCGGCGCTAG
- a CDS encoding S49 family peptidase, whose protein sequence is MSEQISDRQGYSGGRSGLLDRVQGMLPARFRRGMAVVPVVRLSGVIGAVTPLRPGMTLSGVAKMLERAFGTRNAKAVALVINSPGGSPVQSRQIYLRIRQLAAEKKLPVLVFVEDVAASGGYMIACAGDEIYCDPSSILGSIGVVGGSFGLEGLIKKIGVERRLYTAGAHKAMLDPFLPENPDDVARLKSIQREIHAIFIALVKQSRGSRLKGPDEELFTGEYWAGETAIGLGLADGIGDLRATLRARYGEKVLTPVIAPASGMLSGLLGRRAPGAGSMAVLDGVASLPDDLISAVETRAIWARFGL, encoded by the coding sequence ATGAGTGAACAAATAAGTGACCGCCAAGGATATTCCGGAGGACGTTCGGGGCTGCTCGATCGCGTGCAGGGAATGCTTCCGGCGCGGTTCAGGCGCGGCATGGCGGTCGTGCCGGTGGTGCGGTTGTCAGGCGTGATCGGCGCGGTGACGCCGCTGCGGCCCGGCATGACGCTCTCGGGCGTCGCCAAGATGCTGGAGCGCGCCTTTGGCACAAGGAATGCCAAGGCCGTGGCGCTGGTGATCAACTCGCCGGGCGGCTCGCCGGTGCAGTCGCGGCAGATCTATCTGCGCATCCGGCAACTGGCCGCCGAGAAGAAGCTTCCGGTGCTGGTGTTCGTCGAGGACGTCGCGGCCTCGGGCGGCTACATGATCGCCTGTGCCGGCGACGAGATCTATTGCGACCCGTCCTCGATCCTGGGTTCGATCGGCGTGGTCGGCGGCAGCTTCGGCCTCGAGGGGTTGATCAAGAAGATCGGGGTCGAGCGGCGGCTCTACACGGCGGGCGCGCACAAGGCGATGCTCGATCCGTTCCTCCCCGAAAACCCCGATGACGTCGCGCGGCTGAAGTCGATCCAGCGCGAGATCCACGCGATCTTCATCGCGCTGGTGAAACAGAGCCGCGGCAGCCGCCTCAAGGGGCCCGACGAGGAGTTGTTCACCGGCGAATACTGGGCGGGCGAGACCGCGATCGGACTCGGCCTCGCCGACGGGATCGGCGACCTGCGCGCGACGCTGCGGGCCCGCTATGGCGAGAAGGTGCTGACCCCGGTGATCGCGCCCGCAAGCGGCATGCTGTCCGGCCTGCTCGGCCGGCGGGCGCCGGGGGCGGGATCGATGGCGGTGCTGGACGGCGTGGCAAGCTTGCCGGACGACCTGATCTCGGCGGTGGAAACCCGGGCGATTTGGGCCAGATTCGGGCTGTGA
- a CDS encoding glycine--tRNA ligase subunit alpha, with amino-acid sequence MDALPDHMRPERSFQGLILALQRFWAEQGCVILQPYDMEMGAGTFHPATTLRALGPKPWNAAYVQPSRRPKDGRYGENPNRLQHYYQFQVIMKPSPPNLQELYLKSLAAIGIDSAVHDIRFVEDDWESPTLGAWGLGWECWCDGMEVSQFTYFQQVAGVECAPVAGELTYGLERLAMYVQGVDRVYDLNFNGREGAEKVTYGDVFLQAEQEYSRHNFEYADTAMLFEQFRMAEEACRKYLAAGWREGGNQKEHLMALPAYDQCIKASHVFNLLDARGVISVTERQSYIGRVRDLAKACGEAWIHTETGRAV; translated from the coding sequence ATGGACGCCCTGCCTGACCACATGCGCCCGGAACGTTCGTTCCAGGGCTTGATCCTGGCCCTCCAGCGATTCTGGGCCGAGCAGGGTTGCGTCATCCTGCAGCCCTACGACATGGAGATGGGCGCCGGCACCTTCCATCCCGCCACCACGCTGCGGGCGCTCGGGCCCAAGCCCTGGAACGCGGCCTATGTGCAGCCCTCGCGGCGGCCGAAGGACGGCCGCTACGGCGAAAATCCCAACCGGCTGCAGCACTACTACCAGTTCCAGGTGATCATGAAGCCGTCGCCGCCGAACCTTCAGGAGCTGTACCTGAAGTCGCTGGCCGCGATCGGCATCGATTCCGCCGTCCATGACATCCGCTTCGTCGAGGACGACTGGGAGAGCCCGACCCTCGGCGCCTGGGGGCTGGGCTGGGAATGCTGGTGCGACGGCATGGAAGTCTCGCAGTTCACCTACTTCCAGCAGGTCGCCGGCGTCGAATGCGCGCCGGTCGCGGGCGAGCTCACCTACGGGCTCGAGCGGCTCGCGATGTATGTGCAGGGCGTCGACCGCGTCTACGACCTCAACTTCAATGGCCGCGAGGGCGCCGAGAAAGTCACCTATGGCGACGTCTTCCTGCAGGCCGAGCAGGAATATTCGCGGCACAATTTCGAGTACGCCGACACCGCGATGCTGTTCGAGCAGTTTAGAATGGCGGAAGAGGCCTGCCGCAAATATCTCGCCGCCGGCTGGCGCGAGGGAGGCAATCAAAAGGAACATCTGATGGCCTTGCCGGCCTACGACCAGTGCATCAAGGCGAGCCACGTGTTCAACCTGCTCGACGCCCGCGGCGTCATCTCGGTGACCGAGCGGCAGAGCTATATCGGCCGCGTGCGCGACCTGGCGAAGGCCTGCGGCGAGGCTTGGATCCACACTGAAACGGGCAGGGCGGTCTGA
- the glyS gene encoding glycine--tRNA ligase subunit beta — MPDLLLELFSEEIPARMQAKAADDLRRMVTDKLVAEGLVYEGAKAFATPRRLALTVHGIPARQPDLKTERRGPKIGAPDAAVQGFLKATGLKSLDEAKIQKDAKGDFYIALIEKPGSAAIDVIAEMLPVIIRTFPWPKSMRWGARSAKSGSLTWVRPLHAITATFGLETEEPDIVKFSVDGIEAGQITYGHRFMAPGAISVRRFEDYEAKLKAAKVILDPQARKDIIVEDAKELAFAQGLELVEDQVLVDEVSGLVEWPVVMMGSFEREFLSIPDEVIRATIRNNQKCFVVKDPKTGKLTNKFVLTANIEAPDGGKTIVAGNERVIRPRLSDAKFFYETDLKTKLEDRLPKFEQIVFHEKLGTQAERIKRIERLAAEIAPLVGADVEKTRRAARLAKADLLTEVVGEFPELQGLMGKYYALAQGEDASVAAASEEHWKPQGPTDRVPTDPVSVAVALADKLDTLAGFWAIDEKPTGSKDPYALRRAALGAIRLIVENTLRLPILKAAKSALLGLSVKADAETLPNDLLAFFADRLKVQLRDQGARHDLVDAVFSLGGQDDLLLVVRRVEALGKFLDSDDGKNLLAGTKRASNILAIEEKKDKRTFDGAPDPALYKLDEEKTLAAAIDQVKAEASAAVAKEDFAGAMSAMAKLRPAVDAFFDKVKVNDDDPKVRENRLKLLNEIRAATRAVADFSRIEG; from the coding sequence ATGCCCGATCTTCTCCTCGAACTGTTCTCCGAAGAAATCCCCGCCCGCATGCAGGCCAAGGCGGCGGACGATCTGCGCCGCATGGTGACCGACAAGCTGGTCGCCGAGGGCCTCGTCTATGAAGGTGCCAAGGCGTTCGCGACCCCGCGCCGCCTTGCGCTCACCGTGCACGGCATTCCCGCGCGCCAGCCCGACCTGAAGACCGAACGTCGCGGCCCGAAGATCGGCGCCCCGGATGCGGCGGTGCAGGGTTTTCTGAAAGCGACCGGTCTCAAGTCGCTGGATGAAGCGAAGATCCAGAAGGACGCGAAGGGCGACTTCTACATCGCGCTGATCGAAAAGCCGGGCAGCGCCGCGATCGACGTCATCGCGGAAATGCTGCCGGTGATCATCCGCACCTTCCCCTGGCCGAAATCGATGCGCTGGGGCGCGCGCTCGGCCAAATCAGGCTCGCTCACCTGGGTGCGGCCGCTGCACGCCATCACCGCGACCTTCGGCCTTGAGACCGAGGAGCCGGATATCGTGAAGTTCTCGGTCGACGGCATCGAGGCCGGGCAGATCACCTACGGCCACCGCTTCATGGCACCTGGCGCGATCTCCGTTCGCCGCTTCGAGGATTACGAGGCCAAGCTGAAGGCCGCCAAGGTGATCCTCGATCCGCAGGCCCGCAAGGACATCATCGTCGAGGACGCCAAGGAGCTGGCGTTCGCGCAGGGCCTCGAGCTGGTCGAGGACCAGGTGCTAGTCGACGAGGTTTCCGGCCTCGTCGAATGGCCTGTTGTGATGATGGGATCGTTCGAGAGGGAATTCCTGTCGATCCCGGACGAGGTGATCCGTGCCACCATCCGCAACAACCAGAAGTGCTTCGTGGTCAAAGATCCCAAGACGGGCAAGCTGACCAACAAGTTCGTGCTGACCGCCAACATCGAGGCACCCGACGGCGGCAAGACCATCGTCGCCGGCAATGAGCGCGTGATCCGTCCGCGGCTGTCGGACGCGAAGTTCTTCTACGAGACCGACCTCAAGACCAAGCTGGAAGACCGGCTGCCGAAGTTCGAGCAGATCGTGTTCCACGAGAAGCTCGGCACGCAAGCGGAGCGCATCAAGCGCATCGAGCGGCTCGCCGCCGAGATCGCGCCGCTGGTCGGCGCCGATGTCGAGAAGACCAGGCGTGCCGCGCGCCTCGCGAAGGCGGATTTGCTGACCGAAGTGGTTGGCGAATTCCCCGAGTTGCAGGGCCTGATGGGCAAGTACTACGCGCTGGCGCAGGGCGAGGATGCCTCCGTCGCTGCTGCAAGCGAGGAGCACTGGAAGCCGCAGGGGCCGACCGATCGCGTGCCGACCGATCCGGTCAGCGTCGCGGTGGCGTTGGCGGACAAGCTGGATACGCTGGCGGGGTTCTGGGCGATCGACGAGAAGCCGACCGGCTCGAAGGACCCATACGCGCTGCGTCGCGCGGCACTGGGCGCGATCAGGCTGATCGTCGAGAACACGTTGCGCCTGCCGATCCTGAAGGCGGCCAAATCCGCGCTGCTCGGGCTGTCCGTCAAGGCTGATGCAGAGACACTGCCGAACGACCTGCTTGCCTTCTTCGCCGACCGCCTGAAGGTCCAGCTCCGCGACCAGGGCGCGCGGCACGATCTCGTCGATGCCGTGTTCTCGCTCGGCGGCCAGGACGATCTGCTGCTGGTCGTCCGCCGCGTCGAGGCGCTCGGCAAATTCCTCGACAGCGACGATGGCAAGAACCTGCTCGCTGGCACCAAGCGCGCCAGCAACATCCTCGCCATCGAGGAGAAAAAGGACAAGCGGACCTTCGACGGCGCGCCCGACCCTGCACTCTACAAGCTTGACGAAGAGAAGACATTGGCTGCGGCGATCGATCAGGTGAAGGCCGAGGCCTCCGCCGCGGTCGCCAAGGAAGACTTCGCCGGCGCGATGAGCGCGATGGCCAAGCTGCGCCCGGCGGTCGATGCGTTCTTCGACAAGGTCAAGGTCAACGACGATGACCCGAAGGTGCGCGAGAATCGCCTGAAACTGCTCAACGAGATCCGCGCCGCGACGCGGGCGGTGGCCGATTTCTCCAGGATCGAGGGCTGA